In Hippoglossus stenolepis isolate QCI-W04-F060 chromosome 13, HSTE1.2, whole genome shotgun sequence, a single genomic region encodes these proteins:
- the fundc1 gene encoding FUN14 domain-containing protein 1, with translation MATRDKVEEEIYDKVVDLTEYAKRQRWWNRLFGKNSGPLAEKYSVATQIAIGGVSGWCAGYLFQKVGKVAATAVGGGLLLLQIANNTGYIQVDWKRVEKDVNTAKKQLKKGTKHAGPELNTFVDKSTEFVKKNIVVTSGFIGGFLLGMAS, from the exons ATGGCGACTCGTGACAAGG tggaggaggagatttaCGACAAGGTCGTGGACCTGACGGAATACGCCAAGAGACAGAGATGGTGGAACCGCCTGTTTGGGAAGAACTCGGGGCCCCTGGCAGAGAAGTACTCTGTGGCCACACAGATCGCCATCGGGGGAGTGAGtggatg GTGTGCAGGATATCTCTTCCAGAAAGTGGGCAAAGTGGCAGCAACAGCTGTGGGGGGaggtcttctgctgctgcag ATAGCAAACAATACTGGATACATCCAAGTGGACTGGAAGAGAGTAGAGAAGGATGTGAACACAGCTAAGAAACAGTTAAAGAAGGGCACCAAACACGCGGGTCCAGAGCTGAACACGTTTGTAGACAAG tccACAGAGTTTGTGAAGAAGAACATTGTGGTCACCAGTGGTTTCATCGGAGGGTTCCTGCTCGGCATGGCGTCTTAG